In Bacteriovorax stolpii, a single genomic region encodes these proteins:
- a CDS encoding response regulator transcription factor — protein sequence MGHILVLEDEESARNYLRENISCYGNISVVGTLEDMDSQILKHKYDLIIADYYLKDKNCFQVLSEFRYHLGPVPLILVSGRPSVEMLSQALEEKVYAFIQKPIDIQKLKNKIETFYTFNPDFDIRGHKVILFQDDWSIKINDQLFELTETEFKIFRYFLERENQVIDRHELIHYLWGNSKSSRNKLDTHLTNLKNKVPFVKESLQTIPRVGFKLK from the coding sequence TTGGGCCATATATTAGTGCTTGAAGATGAAGAGAGTGCACGCAATTATCTTCGCGAAAATATTTCATGTTACGGAAACATTTCTGTCGTTGGAACTCTGGAAGATATGGATTCTCAAATCCTGAAACATAAGTATGACTTAATTATTGCCGACTACTATTTAAAAGATAAAAACTGTTTTCAAGTTCTTTCAGAGTTTCGCTATCACCTGGGGCCGGTTCCTCTCATTCTGGTTTCGGGAAGACCTTCCGTAGAGATGCTTTCACAGGCCTTAGAAGAAAAGGTTTATGCCTTTATTCAAAAGCCCATCGATATTCAAAAACTAAAAAACAAAATTGAAACGTTTTATACTTTCAATCCGGACTTCGACATCAGAGGACACAAGGTTATCCTTTTTCAGGATGACTGGAGTATTAAGATCAACGACCAGCTTTTCGAATTGACGGAAACTGAGTTTAAAATTTTCCGCTATTTCCTGGAGAGAGAAAACCAGGTGATTGACCGCCACGAACTGATCCATTATCTATGGGGAAATTCAAAATCTTCAAGGAATAAATTGGATACACATTTGACCAATCTAAAAAACAAAGTTCCTTTCGTAAAAGAGTCACTGCAAACTATTCCACGCGTGGGCTTTAAACTTAAATAA
- a CDS encoding ComEC/Rec2 family competence protein, with amino-acid sequence MKFFVLFSLILALSLGVTMERGVAQKSPPPRTTPPFLQKYQRSMKADFKKPENANLLFSFITGNKNGISPYTRKAFKKTNLSHLLAPSGIHYASVLFLLFFLVKKMKAKRWQRIIKVMTYSSAFFLPGFTSIHRLSILRLLLQFKFLAKRKWSIEVIFFLTFAVSFLCGHYSDSPLGFLMSFAFLGTFFAFQNHSKIMLILGLFSTQLILGLFMGEKVSLLSIPVGLVGSALFALLFPTLLLFLASYWLIPFNWGEPLIRSYVVSVQVMAKMLQGSFTSSSVFLILAVWALLILKTSKRKYAIVFLLIFLHTNTAMTPVIFSHLS; translated from the coding sequence ATGAAATTCTTCGTCTTATTTAGCCTTATTCTCGCCCTTTCACTGGGAGTAACCATGGAAAGGGGTGTTGCTCAAAAAAGCCCTCCACCGAGGACAACACCGCCTTTCCTGCAAAAGTACCAAAGGTCAATGAAGGCGGACTTCAAAAAACCAGAGAACGCGAACCTTCTTTTTAGTTTTATCACTGGTAATAAAAATGGGATTTCTCCCTATACCAGAAAAGCTTTTAAGAAGACCAACCTCTCTCACTTACTTGCTCCCTCAGGGATTCACTATGCAAGTGTCCTCTTTCTTCTTTTTTTCTTAGTGAAAAAAATGAAAGCTAAACGTTGGCAAAGAATTATTAAAGTTATGACCTATTCATCAGCTTTTTTTCTTCCTGGTTTTACTTCTATTCATCGCTTGTCTATTTTGAGATTGCTGTTGCAGTTTAAGTTTCTGGCCAAAAGAAAATGGTCAATTGAAGTCATTTTCTTTCTGACTTTTGCCGTTTCTTTTTTATGTGGCCATTACTCTGATTCTCCTCTGGGATTTTTGATGAGCTTCGCTTTCCTCGGGACATTTTTTGCTTTTCAAAATCACTCCAAGATCATGTTAATTCTTGGACTCTTTTCCACTCAGCTTATTCTGGGACTTTTTATGGGAGAAAAAGTTTCATTGCTTTCTATTCCTGTAGGCTTGGTGGGAAGTGCCCTCTTTGCTCTCTTATTTCCTACACTGCTTCTTTTTTTGGCGAGCTATTGGTTGATTCCTTTTAACTGGGGAGAGCCTCTGATTAGAAGTTATGTCGTGAGTGTTCAAGTCATGGCAAAAATGCTTCAGGGCAGTTTTACCAGCTCTTCCGTTTTTCTTATTCTCGCAGTCTGGGCGCTGCTTATTCTCAAGACTTCTAAAAGAAAATACGCAATTGTTTTTTTATTGATCTTTCTACATACAAACACGGCCATGACTCCTGTTATTTTCAGCCACTTAAGTTAA
- a CDS encoding alpha-ketoacid dehydrogenase subunit alpha/beta has translation MLGKTAKSKAKAPPMKAKATAPVKAKAAAPIKAKGGSNAHAKKLELAKKYNLGKKEMLEMLSNIYTSRKVDDAEISMKKQSKAFFQISGAGHEGILTAAAMVLKPKYDWFLPYYRDRALCLGLGVTPYEMLCQANGNMGDTASYGRMMPAHWGNKPLNIVNKSSCTGTQFLQACGLAEAGIWFERLKKEHKVDVSKMDYHTDEIVYVSTGDGTIAQGEFWEGLTTACVNNLPVLFMVEDNGFAISTPTTVQYPEGSISKTLANFPGLKIFNTDGCCPIESFATMTEAAKYIRKTRKPALVHATVTRPYSHSLSDDHGMYRTKAELHEEGLRDVFNAFPKFLVEAGVITEKEREETLKKVTADVKAAMDKAINTEWPKLDTVLDHLYSDEHPITGSEFETAPNFSGKDDVPMAASINKVLRTEFAKNPMLRMWGEDVADFFEKERLNNPELKGKGGVFKLTANVQRESKDGQVFNSPLAEANVIGRAIGMAIRGIKPVVEIQFFDYIWTAYMQLKNEMATLRYRSGGDFKCPMVVRVPIGGYLKGGSIYHSQSGESLFTHVPGIRVAFPSNSADAAGLLRTAIKGDDPVMFLEHKHLYYQGYNRAADPGDEYMIPFGKARIAREGADATIVAWGALVQKSIEAAKKLEATTGKTVEVIDLRTLAPYDFEAIKKSITKTSRLMIAHEEHKTSGFAGEIAARVNEECFDLLDAPILRVGAMDVHCAYNPALEDVILPQVNHVEEVLEKLLNY, from the coding sequence ATGTTGGGAAAGACAGCAAAATCTAAAGCAAAAGCACCACCGATGAAAGCGAAAGCCACAGCACCGGTTAAGGCAAAAGCAGCAGCTCCAATTAAAGCAAAAGGCGGATCAAACGCTCACGCTAAAAAACTTGAGCTGGCAAAAAAATATAACTTAGGCAAAAAAGAAATGCTTGAGATGCTCTCAAACATTTATACATCAAGAAAAGTAGACGACGCTGAAATTTCAATGAAGAAACAATCAAAAGCTTTCTTCCAGATCTCAGGTGCTGGTCACGAAGGAATTTTAACGGCAGCGGCAATGGTTCTTAAGCCAAAGTACGACTGGTTTCTTCCATACTACCGCGACCGCGCTCTATGCTTAGGTCTTGGTGTTACTCCATACGAAATGTTATGTCAGGCAAACGGTAACATGGGCGATACAGCTTCATACGGACGTATGATGCCAGCTCACTGGGGAAATAAACCGCTTAACATCGTTAACAAATCATCTTGTACAGGAACTCAGTTCCTTCAAGCTTGTGGTCTTGCTGAAGCAGGAATCTGGTTTGAGAGATTAAAGAAAGAACATAAAGTGGATGTTTCAAAAATGGACTACCACACAGATGAAATCGTTTACGTTTCAACTGGAGACGGGACAATTGCTCAGGGGGAATTCTGGGAAGGTTTAACAACTGCTTGTGTAAACAATCTTCCAGTTCTTTTCATGGTAGAGGATAATGGTTTTGCGATTTCAACTCCAACAACTGTTCAGTACCCGGAAGGGTCAATTTCAAAAACTCTGGCAAACTTCCCAGGGCTAAAAATCTTCAACACTGATGGATGTTGTCCAATCGAATCTTTCGCCACAATGACCGAAGCCGCGAAGTACATCAGAAAAACAAGAAAGCCTGCTCTTGTTCACGCAACTGTAACAAGACCATACTCTCACTCACTTTCTGATGACCACGGAATGTATAGAACAAAAGCTGAACTACACGAAGAAGGGTTAAGAGACGTTTTCAACGCTTTCCCTAAATTCCTGGTTGAAGCTGGTGTGATCACAGAAAAGGAAAGAGAAGAAACTCTTAAAAAAGTAACTGCTGACGTTAAAGCGGCAATGGATAAAGCGATCAACACTGAATGGCCAAAACTGGATACAGTTCTTGATCACCTATACTCAGATGAACATCCAATCACTGGATCTGAATTTGAAACAGCTCCAAACTTTTCAGGAAAAGATGACGTGCCAATGGCCGCTTCTATCAACAAAGTTCTTCGCACTGAGTTTGCTAAAAACCCAATGTTAAGAATGTGGGGAGAGGACGTTGCAGACTTCTTCGAGAAAGAAAGACTGAACAACCCTGAACTAAAAGGTAAGGGGGGAGTATTCAAGCTTACAGCTAACGTTCAACGTGAATCAAAAGACGGCCAGGTTTTCAACTCGCCACTTGCTGAAGCGAACGTTATCGGCCGAGCGATAGGTATGGCGATTCGTGGAATCAAGCCAGTTGTTGAAATCCAATTCTTCGATTACATCTGGACAGCTTATATGCAATTAAAGAACGAAATGGCGACACTTCGTTATAGATCAGGTGGAGACTTCAAGTGTCCAATGGTTGTGCGTGTTCCAATCGGAGGATACTTAAAAGGTGGATCGATTTACCACTCTCAATCAGGTGAATCACTTTTCACTCACGTTCCTGGTATCCGCGTAGCGTTCCCGTCGAACTCTGCAGACGCAGCTGGACTTTTAAGAACAGCAATTAAGGGTGATGACCCGGTTATGTTCCTAGAGCATAAGCACTTATACTACCAAGGGTACAACCGTGCTGCTGATCCAGGGGATGAGTACATGATTCCATTTGGTAAAGCCCGCATTGCCCGTGAAGGTGCAGATGCAACGATCGTTGCATGGGGTGCTTTAGTTCAAAAATCAATTGAAGCAGCTAAGAAATTAGAAGCAACAACTGGTAAGACTGTTGAAGTTATCGATCTAAGAACTCTTGCTCCATATGATTTCGAAGCTATTAAAAAATCGATTACAAAAACGTCTCGTTTAATGATTGCTCACGAAGAACACAAAACATCAGGATTTGCTGGAGAAATCGCAGCGAGAGTGAATGAAGAGTGTTTCGACCTTCTGGATGCACCAATTCTGCGTGTAGGGGCCATGGACGTTCACTGTGCATACAACCCGGCCCTTGAAGATGTGATTCTGCCTCAGGTAAATCACGTTGAAGAAGTGCTGGAAAAACTTCTGAACTACTAA
- a CDS encoding pentapeptide repeat-containing protein, whose translation METLTYFINDLYAELEEKLGETSYQTLENKTVKSVTYQDATISGSLLKDMVYEDVIFENCTFFGTQIENSLFINCMFINCKFKFSRFTDCNFEQTTWENCIWGMSSMKDSDIAGNDIKDNLAFESQGTGSHTITCLAEFLTLSA comes from the coding sequence ATGGAAACTCTTACTTATTTTATCAATGACTTATATGCTGAGCTTGAAGAAAAATTAGGTGAGACGTCATATCAGACACTTGAAAATAAGACTGTGAAATCGGTGACTTATCAAGATGCAACTATCTCTGGAAGCTTGCTAAAAGACATGGTTTACGAGGACGTTATCTTCGAAAACTGTACCTTTTTCGGGACCCAGATTGAGAACTCGCTCTTCATTAATTGCATGTTCATTAATTGCAAGTTCAAATTCTCACGATTTACAGATTGCAATTTCGAACAGACCACATGGGAAAATTGCATCTGGGGAATGAGCAGTATGAAAGACTCGGACATTGCTGGCAACGACATTAAAGACAACCTGGCCTTCGAGTCTCAAGGAACTGGATCGCACACGATCACATGCCTGGCAGAGTTTTTAACTCTATCAGCGTAA
- a CDS encoding ATP-binding protein — protein MDNIKYKKSFLIIAYGVLVQFFILPFLEYPMLKGEMVKAYLVAKTITVLALLFFILSVHFNKLVKYWVIMFHVFCFTYVLVGQFFNPGYHFAAIQYMFVSAIVFEGFSYVIAAFLPIFLLEYALHPFAKTVYADYPFYHGDVFNALISSWIVSVLLERYVSRVRTKQSFLDRKLRYKGIKTDLFLHDLKNKLQPLSGIKELQEVVEAVRSFNSFSEVEQLSFKSVVMDLKSKHQIEGECLVTGDEDFFIDQMDLQTILTNLMKNSQSAANARRIPLQMILKNRSSGFMYEDNAGGMSFDQLSHFNQKEFGPYRGAEKKGYGLFLIKKLVEHQGGKFLVRKTSNGTRFEISY, from the coding sequence ATGGACAACATTAAATACAAGAAGTCCTTTCTCATCATCGCCTATGGGGTGTTGGTGCAGTTCTTTATTTTGCCCTTTCTTGAATACCCCATGCTCAAAGGGGAAATGGTCAAAGCTTATCTCGTGGCCAAAACAATTACAGTCCTCGCATTGCTCTTTTTTATTTTAAGTGTGCATTTCAATAAGCTGGTGAAGTATTGGGTCATTATGTTTCATGTCTTCTGCTTTACTTATGTGCTTGTCGGCCAGTTTTTCAATCCGGGCTATCACTTTGCGGCCATTCAATACATGTTTGTCTCGGCCATTGTGTTTGAAGGCTTCTCTTATGTCATTGCAGCTTTTCTTCCGATCTTTTTATTGGAGTACGCGCTCCATCCTTTCGCTAAGACTGTTTACGCCGATTACCCGTTTTACCATGGTGATGTGTTTAATGCTCTGATCTCTTCATGGATTGTAAGTGTTCTTTTGGAGAGATACGTCAGCCGCGTAAGAACAAAACAAAGCTTTCTCGATCGCAAATTAAGATACAAAGGGATCAAGACAGATCTCTTTCTCCACGACTTAAAAAACAAACTTCAGCCGCTCTCTGGAATCAAAGAACTGCAGGAGGTTGTGGAGGCCGTTCGTTCTTTTAATTCATTCAGTGAAGTCGAGCAACTGAGTTTTAAATCAGTCGTAATGGATTTAAAGAGCAAACATCAGATTGAGGGAGAGTGTCTGGTCACTGGAGATGAAGACTTCTTTATTGATCAGATGGATTTACAAACTATTCTTACGAATCTAATGAAAAACTCGCAGTCAGCTGCTAACGCGAGAAGAATACCGCTGCAAATGATCTTAAAGAACCGCAGTTCTGGTTTTATGTATGAAGACAATGCCGGAGGAATGAGCTTTGATCAATTAAGCCATTTCAACCAAAAGGAATTTGGACCTTATCGTGGAGCTGAGAAAAAAGGTTACGGTCTTTTTCTTATCAAAAAACTCGTCGAACATCAGGGCGGAAAATTTCTTGTGAGAAAAACGTCCAATGGGACGCGTTTTGAAATTTCTTATTAG
- the nadB gene encoding L-aspartate oxidase, with protein sequence MSDFEFDVLIIGTGIAGLSAAAGLAERGLRVAIVTREKDPSQTNTVWAQGGIIYAKGSEESLVEDILKASAGTSSVEAARLVAYESSTILEDLLIHKAHSNFERDESGELLFTKEAAHSTPRILYRGDYTGKDIQITLLNYLKNSFKNVTFFTSHTAIDLLTALHHGVKIQQRYEENKVLGAYVFNQETKEVQKILAKFTILATGGIGAIYLHHTNSEGARGDGHAMAKRAGAVLTDMEFIQFHPTSFYAGATHRRFLVSEAVRGEGGLLINSNGVRFMGKYHPDMELAPRDVVARAIADEMIETQSDCVYLDITHKDPEWIKNRFPTIYKHCLEHGVDMCKDRIPVVPAAHYTCGGVKTDLKGQTTLKNLYAVGEVACTGLHGANRLASTSLLEGMTFGHFAALDIIKKVDNEKIYSGDLIKNWVDGTEEVDTALIHQDWQTLKQTMWNYVGLTRSKDRLSRAEAMFNELSDEINRFYKDAKLVDSLIGLRNAVEVGHQVLLASRRNTQSVGCFYRKS encoded by the coding sequence ATGAGCGATTTTGAATTTGATGTTTTAATTATCGGCACAGGGATCGCTGGCCTTTCAGCTGCTGCAGGCTTAGCTGAAAGAGGACTTAGAGTGGCCATCGTCACTCGCGAAAAAGACCCTTCACAAACCAACACGGTTTGGGCCCAAGGTGGAATTATTTACGCTAAGGGATCGGAAGAATCTTTAGTGGAAGATATTTTAAAAGCAAGTGCAGGAACATCGTCAGTAGAGGCGGCCAGGCTGGTGGCGTACGAATCAAGTACAATTTTAGAAGACTTGTTGATTCATAAAGCGCACTCAAATTTTGAACGAGATGAAAGCGGTGAGCTTCTTTTTACTAAAGAAGCGGCCCACTCGACTCCAAGAATCCTTTATCGCGGAGACTACACGGGGAAAGATATTCAGATCACTCTTTTAAATTACTTGAAAAACAGTTTTAAAAACGTGACGTTTTTTACTTCTCATACGGCCATCGATCTTCTGACAGCTCTTCACCATGGTGTGAAGATCCAGCAAAGATATGAAGAAAACAAAGTTCTTGGAGCTTATGTTTTTAATCAGGAAACTAAAGAAGTACAAAAAATCCTGGCGAAGTTTACTATTTTAGCGACAGGTGGGATTGGTGCAATCTATCTTCACCATACCAACTCAGAAGGCGCTCGCGGAGATGGTCATGCCATGGCCAAGAGAGCTGGTGCTGTTTTAACTGACATGGAGTTCATCCAGTTTCACCCGACAAGTTTCTACGCTGGAGCGACACATAGACGCTTCTTGGTAAGTGAAGCGGTTCGTGGAGAAGGTGGTTTATTAATTAATTCGAACGGTGTTCGTTTTATGGGGAAATACCATCCTGATATGGAGCTTGCTCCACGCGATGTGGTGGCCCGCGCGATTGCTGATGAAATGATTGAGACACAAAGTGACTGTGTCTACCTGGATATTACTCACAAAGACCCCGAGTGGATTAAAAACCGTTTCCCGACGATTTATAAACACTGTCTTGAGCATGGTGTGGATATGTGCAAAGACCGTATCCCAGTGGTTCCGGCCGCTCACTATACGTGCGGTGGAGTGAAGACAGATTTAAAAGGGCAAACAACACTAAAGAATTTATATGCAGTTGGAGAAGTCGCGTGTACTGGTCTTCATGGGGCCAACCGTTTAGCTTCAACATCACTTCTGGAAGGAATGACGTTCGGTCATTTCGCCGCTCTTGATATCATCAAGAAAGTGGATAATGAAAAAATCTACTCTGGTGATTTGATCAAAAACTGGGTTGATGGAACTGAAGAAGTTGATACTGCTCTTATCCACCAGGACTGGCAGACATTAAAGCAGACAATGTGGAACTATGTGGGACTGACGAGATCAAAAGATCGTCTTTCGCGCGCAGAGGCCATGTTCAATGAACTCTCAGATGAAATTAACCGCTTCTATAAAGACGCCAAACTTGTCGATAGCTTAATCGGATTAAGAAATGCTGTTGAAGTTGGCCATCAGGTTCTTTTGGCCTCAAGACGTAACACTCAATCAGTGGGATGTTTCTACCGCAAATCTTAG
- the nadC gene encoding carboxylating nicotinate-nucleotide diphosphorylase, translating to MSLMTLGFEADYARFFAEDDLQGNAFYLNQLPTDTVECSLKIKSDVMLAGLPYFVGAFNFLGAELDYNDFKKYEGKNFKKGEVITFKLPFAIALSGERVALNLLQQATRISTFTQKFVEIAAGSKTTILDTRKTTPGLRQLEKYAVRVGGAHNHRFSQSDAWMIKDNHKTFFGGLEKAWAYFKSMQTYYQNIIVEIHSLDELALAFDLGVEHVMLDNFSKEDLAKAVAMKKAGVTYEVSGGVKLETLKDALLEGIDAISIGALTHSAPHIDLSMKLKPVGSK from the coding sequence ATGAGTCTTATGACATTAGGGTTTGAAGCCGATTACGCTCGTTTTTTTGCAGAAGATGATCTGCAAGGAAATGCTTTTTACTTAAATCAACTTCCGACAGACACTGTAGAGTGCTCGCTTAAAATTAAAAGCGATGTCATGCTTGCGGGTCTTCCGTATTTTGTGGGCGCTTTTAATTTTTTAGGCGCTGAACTCGACTACAATGATTTCAAAAAATACGAAGGGAAGAATTTTAAGAAAGGTGAAGTGATTACTTTCAAACTACCTTTTGCCATCGCTCTTTCAGGTGAGAGAGTGGCGCTTAATTTGCTTCAACAAGCGACACGCATTTCAACATTCACTCAGAAGTTTGTCGAAATCGCTGCCGGATCAAAGACCACTATTCTTGATACAAGAAAAACCACTCCAGGGCTTCGCCAACTGGAGAAATACGCTGTCCGTGTAGGTGGCGCTCACAATCACCGCTTCTCTCAATCAGACGCGTGGATGATTAAAGACAACCACAAAACATTTTTTGGTGGTCTGGAAAAAGCCTGGGCCTATTTTAAGTCGATGCAAACTTACTATCAAAACATCATTGTAGAGATTCACTCTCTTGATGAACTAGCACTAGCGTTCGATTTAGGTGTTGAGCACGTGATGCTGGATAACTTTTCTAAAGAAGACCTGGCGAAGGCCGTGGCAATGAAAAAAGCTGGTGTGACGTATGAGGTATCTGGAGGAGTAAAATTAGAAACTCTTAAAGATGCTCTACTAGAAGGAATCGATGCGATTAGTATCGGTGCCCTTACTCACAGCGCTCCTCACATTGATCTTTCAATGAAGCTAAAACCCGTAGGTTCAAAATGA
- a CDS encoding peroxiredoxin: MMKDLFNLPKDLPVPHDDGATDHLEGMSLPSLVLHTTEDREVNIRNLAKQPTIIFFYPRTGVPNESVPEGWDMIPGARGCTPQSCGFRDLHQEFKTLGYAVFGASTQTTEFQQEFVERNHIPFEILSDEDLALTEALELPTFEFNGETLIKRMVLILENEKIEKVFYPVFPPDKNAEVVLDWIQSQLK; encoded by the coding sequence ATGATGAAAGATCTTTTCAACCTGCCTAAAGATTTGCCGGTCCCACATGATGATGGGGCTACTGATCACTTAGAAGGAATGTCATTGCCTTCTCTTGTTCTACATACGACTGAGGACAGGGAAGTAAACATCCGCAACCTGGCAAAACAACCAACGATTATTTTCTTTTATCCGCGAACTGGAGTGCCGAATGAGTCTGTCCCTGAGGGGTGGGATATGATTCCTGGCGCGCGCGGGTGCACACCTCAATCTTGTGGCTTTCGCGATCTTCATCAGGAATTTAAGACTCTGGGTTACGCCGTTTTTGGAGCAAGTACGCAGACAACTGAGTTTCAGCAAGAGTTTGTGGAGCGCAATCACATTCCATTTGAGATTTTAAGCGATGAGGACCTGGCCTTAACTGAGGCCCTGGAGCTCCCTACCTTTGAATTTAATGGAGAAACCCTGATTAAACGAATGGTCTTAATTCTAGAGAATGAGAAGATCGAAAAAGTTTTTTACCCAGTGTTTCCACCTGATAAAAATGCAGAGGTTGTCCTGGATTGGATACAATCTCAATTGAAATAA
- a CDS encoding helix-turn-helix domain-containing protein, which yields MAEFRRNKIEMFLGVVRKYMQMRGPMSQKELAEQTDVGISTMSRFLSQKTTELNPQLIAKITAKLNIPLHEMIDFVEEDFADRFIRLVKFYKDELSEENIDVAELTDSAPDPGTQKNINHTTTSERRVADEDRRETTREILKEDKTSPKDRSDKSIREKLESLTPRQRAFMTEFLNLKLEECDLIVDVGNNMFQYFKMKGMDI from the coding sequence ATGGCAGAATTTAGACGCAATAAAATCGAGATGTTCCTGGGAGTAGTCAGGAAATACATGCAAATGCGTGGGCCTATGTCGCAAAAAGAGCTCGCAGAGCAGACTGACGTAGGGATCTCTACCATGAGTCGTTTTCTTTCTCAGAAAACAACGGAATTAAACCCTCAGCTAATTGCTAAAATCACCGCTAAACTCAATATTCCCCTCCATGAGATGATTGATTTTGTCGAAGAGGACTTTGCAGATCGTTTTATAAGACTGGTGAAGTTTTATAAAGACGAACTCTCTGAAGAAAATATCGACGTGGCAGAACTCACTGACTCGGCCCCGGACCCTGGGACTCAGAAAAATATCAACCATACGACTACGTCAGAAAGAAGAGTGGCCGATGAAGATAGAAGAGAGACGACCAGGGAGATCTTAAAAGAGGATAAAACCTCTCCTAAAGATCGATCGGATAAAAGTATCAGAGAAAAATTGGAGAGCTTAACACCCCGTCAGAGAGCTTTTATGACGGAGTTCTTAAACCTAAAGCTGGAAGAGTGCGACTTGATTGTGGATGTCGGCAATAACATGTTCCAGTATTTCAAGATGAAAGGTATGGATATATGA